Proteins encoded together in one Astatotilapia calliptera chromosome 7, fAstCal1.2, whole genome shotgun sequence window:
- the klhdc4 gene encoding kelch domain-containing protein 4 isoform X1, with protein sequence MGKKGKKEKKVKGAEKTAAKMEKKVSKRSKREEDDLEALIAEFQSLDAKKTQVVETTCPPPSPRLNGSLSAHPEKDELILFGGEFFNGKKTYLYNDLFFYNIRKNTWVKSEIPNPPPPRCSHQAVVVPQGGGQLWVFGGEFASPNGEQFYHYKDLWVLHFATHTWENIKAPGGPSGRSGHRMVLSKKQLLVFGGFHESTRDFIYYNDVYSFSLDTFSWSRLSPSGSAPSPRSACQMTSTPDGMGVIIYGGYSKVRVKKDVEKGTIHSDMFLLKREGKDGQEKWSWSRLNPSGSKPPPRSGFSLAVGPAGRAVLFGGVCDEEEEESLEGDFYNDLYLYDTVKNRWFPGVLRGNKTEKKKRRRVKKDMAEGEEAEREEEEAAAPQGPTEIIKEIVTEDGTVMTIKEVIPGPQVQEEEEEEEEEEDGSATAPLIEPCPRSSAMATVRQGKLYLYGGMFEVGDRQFTLNDFYCLDLHKMDQWEVLVEMDPKTQEWLEESESEDDEEEEEEAKGAEGEEEESEEESEDEEGKRLFSYTQHEDINSEREHLNTCSVSVSLSLCYGQVSFALLLQLAVLNNSTMQAYACVQMGYLFWHPGVNNSGLVQISALSLHLFNF encoded by the exons ATGGGGAAAAAAGgcaagaaggagaagaaggttAAGGGAGCCGAGAAGACAGCTGCCAAAATGGAGAAAAAGGTTTCAAAAAGGTCCAAACGAGAAGAG GATGATTTGGAGGCTCTGATCGCTGAGTTTCAGAGTCTGGACGCAAAGAAAACCCAGGTTGTCGAGACGACGTGTCCGCCTCCATCACCGAG ATTGAATGGATCCCTCTCTGCACATCCTGAGAAAGATGAACTCATCCTGTTTGGAGGAGAATTCTTCAATGGAAAGAAG acGTATCTGTACAACGATCTGTTCTTctacaacatcaggaagaatACCTGGGTTAAATCAGAAATCCCCAACCCTCCTCCACCACGCTGTTCTCATCAG GCGGTGGTAGTTCCTCAGGGCGGGGGACAGCTCTGGGTGTTTGGTGGAGAGTTTGCCTCTCCAAATGGGGAACAGTTCTATCACTACAAGGACCTTTGGGTACTGCACTTTGCTACACACACCTGGGAGAACATCAA GGCACCGGGCGGTCCATCGGGCCGCAGTGGACATCGGATGGTCCTCAGCAAGAAGCAGCTGCTGGTGTTTGGAGGTTTCCACGAGAGCACCAG GGATTTTATCTACTACAATGATGTCTACTCTTTCTCCCTGGACACCTTTTCTTGGTCACGCCTCTCTCCATCAGGCTCCGCCCCCTCCCCGCGCTCTGCCTGTCAGATGACCTCCACTCCAGACGGCATGGGCGTCATCATCTATGGGGGATACTCCAAAGTG AGGGTCAAGAAGGATGTCGAGAAGGGGACCATCCACTCTGACATGTTCCTTTTGAAACGAGAGGGTAAAGATGGTCAAG AGAAGTGGTCGTGGTCCAGACTGAACCCTTCTGGCAGTAAGCCCCCTCCTCGCTCTGGTTTCTCCTTGGCGGTGGGCCCAGCTGGGCGGGCGGTGCTGTTTGGTGGGGTTTGTgacgaggaagaagaagagtcGCTGGAGGGCGACTTCTACAATGACCTGTACTTGTATGACACAGTGAAAAACCGCTGGTTCCCCGGTGTGCTCAGG GGAAAcaagacagagaagaagaaacggcGGAGGGTGAAAAAGGATATGGCAGAGGGGGAGGAAGcggagagggaggaagaggaggcagcGGCACCTCAAGGACCCACTGAGATCATCAAAGAGATCGTCACTGAGGACGGAACAGTGATGACCATTAAGGAAGTGATTCCTGGTCCTCaggtgcaggaggaggaggaggaggaagaggaggaagaagatg GCTCGGCCACGGCCCCGCTCATCGAGCCTTGCCCGAGGTCCAGCGCCATGGCAACAGTGCGACAAGGCAAGCTCTACCTGTACGGGGGGATGTTTGAGGTGGGCGACCGCCAGTTCACTCTGAACGACTTCTACTGTCTGGACCTGCACAAAATGGACCAGTGGGAGGTTCTGGTCGAAATGGACCCAA AGACACAGGAGTGGCTGGAAGAGTCTGAGTCAGAGGacgatgaagaggaagaggaggaggcgaAGGGAGCagagggggaggaagaggagtccGAAGAGGAAAGCGAGGACGAGGAAGGCAAGAGATTATTCAG CTATACTCAGCACGAAGATATTAACTCTGAGAGAGAGCATCTGAACACATGCAGCGTtagtgtctccctctctctctgttatgGACAGGtttcttttgctttgcttttgcaGTTGGCTGTTCTAAACAACTCAACAATGCAAGCATATGCATGTGTGCAAATGGGATATTTATTTTGGCACCCAGGTGTAAATAACTCTGGATTAGTTCAGATTTCAGCTTTGTCCCTACAcctgtttaatttttaa
- the klhdc4 gene encoding kelch domain-containing protein 4 isoform X3 has translation MGKKGKKEKKVKGAEKTAAKMEKKVSKRSKREEDDLEALIAEFQSLDAKKTQVVETTCPPPSPRLNGSLSAHPEKDELILFGGEFFNGKKTYLYNDLFFYNIRKNTWVKSEIPNPPPPRCSHQAVVVPQGGGQLWVFGGEFASPNGEQFYHYKDLWVLHFATHTWENIKAPGGPSGRSGHRMVLSKKQLLVFGGFHESTRDFIYYNDVYSFSLDTFSWSRLSPSGSAPSPRSACQMTSTPDGMGVIIYGGYSKVRVKKDVEKGTIHSDMFLLKREGKDGQEKWSWSRLNPSGSKPPPRSGFSLAVGPAGRAVLFGGVCDEEEEESLEGDFYNDLYLYDTVKNRWFPGVLRGNKTEKKKRRRVKKDMAEGEEAEREEEEAAAPQGPTEIIKEIVTEDGTVMTIKEVIPGPQVQEEEEEEEEEEDGSATAPLIEPCPRSSAMATVRQGKLYLYGGMFEVGDRQFTLNDFYCLDLHKMDQWEVLVEMDPKTQEWLEESESEDDEEEEEEAKGAEGEEEESEEESEDEEGKRLFR, from the exons ATGGGGAAAAAAGgcaagaaggagaagaaggttAAGGGAGCCGAGAAGACAGCTGCCAAAATGGAGAAAAAGGTTTCAAAAAGGTCCAAACGAGAAGAG GATGATTTGGAGGCTCTGATCGCTGAGTTTCAGAGTCTGGACGCAAAGAAAACCCAGGTTGTCGAGACGACGTGTCCGCCTCCATCACCGAG ATTGAATGGATCCCTCTCTGCACATCCTGAGAAAGATGAACTCATCCTGTTTGGAGGAGAATTCTTCAATGGAAAGAAG acGTATCTGTACAACGATCTGTTCTTctacaacatcaggaagaatACCTGGGTTAAATCAGAAATCCCCAACCCTCCTCCACCACGCTGTTCTCATCAG GCGGTGGTAGTTCCTCAGGGCGGGGGACAGCTCTGGGTGTTTGGTGGAGAGTTTGCCTCTCCAAATGGGGAACAGTTCTATCACTACAAGGACCTTTGGGTACTGCACTTTGCTACACACACCTGGGAGAACATCAA GGCACCGGGCGGTCCATCGGGCCGCAGTGGACATCGGATGGTCCTCAGCAAGAAGCAGCTGCTGGTGTTTGGAGGTTTCCACGAGAGCACCAG GGATTTTATCTACTACAATGATGTCTACTCTTTCTCCCTGGACACCTTTTCTTGGTCACGCCTCTCTCCATCAGGCTCCGCCCCCTCCCCGCGCTCTGCCTGTCAGATGACCTCCACTCCAGACGGCATGGGCGTCATCATCTATGGGGGATACTCCAAAGTG AGGGTCAAGAAGGATGTCGAGAAGGGGACCATCCACTCTGACATGTTCCTTTTGAAACGAGAGGGTAAAGATGGTCAAG AGAAGTGGTCGTGGTCCAGACTGAACCCTTCTGGCAGTAAGCCCCCTCCTCGCTCTGGTTTCTCCTTGGCGGTGGGCCCAGCTGGGCGGGCGGTGCTGTTTGGTGGGGTTTGTgacgaggaagaagaagagtcGCTGGAGGGCGACTTCTACAATGACCTGTACTTGTATGACACAGTGAAAAACCGCTGGTTCCCCGGTGTGCTCAGG GGAAAcaagacagagaagaagaaacggcGGAGGGTGAAAAAGGATATGGCAGAGGGGGAGGAAGcggagagggaggaagaggaggcagcGGCACCTCAAGGACCCACTGAGATCATCAAAGAGATCGTCACTGAGGACGGAACAGTGATGACCATTAAGGAAGTGATTCCTGGTCCTCaggtgcaggaggaggaggaggaggaagaggaggaagaagatg GCTCGGCCACGGCCCCGCTCATCGAGCCTTGCCCGAGGTCCAGCGCCATGGCAACAGTGCGACAAGGCAAGCTCTACCTGTACGGGGGGATGTTTGAGGTGGGCGACCGCCAGTTCACTCTGAACGACTTCTACTGTCTGGACCTGCACAAAATGGACCAGTGGGAGGTTCTGGTCGAAATGGACCCAA AGACACAGGAGTGGCTGGAAGAGTCTGAGTCAGAGGacgatgaagaggaagaggaggaggcgaAGGGAGCagagggggaggaagaggagtccGAAGAGGAAAGCGAGGACGAGGAAGGCAAGAGATTATTCAG aTGA
- the klhdc4 gene encoding kelch domain-containing protein 4 isoform X2: MGKKGKKEKKVKGAEKTAAKMEKKVSKRSKREEDDLEALIAEFQSLDAKKTQVVETTCPPPSPRLNGSLSAHPEKDELILFGGEFFNGKKTYLYNDLFFYNIRKNTWVKSEIPNPPPPRCSHQAVVVPQGGGQLWVFGGEFASPNGEQFYHYKDLWVLHFATHTWENIKAPGGPSGRSGHRMVLSKKQLLVFGGFHESTRDFIYYNDVYSFSLDTFSWSRLSPSGSAPSPRSACQMTSTPDGMGVIIYGGYSKVRVKKDVEKGTIHSDMFLLKREGKDGQEKWSWSRLNPSGSKPPPRSGFSLAVGPAGRAVLFGGVCDEEEEESLEGDFYNDLYLYDTVKNRWFPGVLRGNKTEKKKRRRVKKDMAEGEEAEREEEEAAAPQGPTEIIKEIVTEDGTVMTIKEVIPGPQVQEEEEEEEEEEDGSATAPLIEPCPRSSAMATVRQGKLYLYGGMFEVGDRQFTLNDFYCLDLHKMDQWEVLVEMDPKTQEWLEESESEDDEEEEEEAKGAEGEEEESEEESEDEEDEEKHPAVQEGETVTDYQNRTEQYWIGLARANMGSDAKDKKVAKVALAMAKVFYEDQ, translated from the exons ATGGGGAAAAAAGgcaagaaggagaagaaggttAAGGGAGCCGAGAAGACAGCTGCCAAAATGGAGAAAAAGGTTTCAAAAAGGTCCAAACGAGAAGAG GATGATTTGGAGGCTCTGATCGCTGAGTTTCAGAGTCTGGACGCAAAGAAAACCCAGGTTGTCGAGACGACGTGTCCGCCTCCATCACCGAG ATTGAATGGATCCCTCTCTGCACATCCTGAGAAAGATGAACTCATCCTGTTTGGAGGAGAATTCTTCAATGGAAAGAAG acGTATCTGTACAACGATCTGTTCTTctacaacatcaggaagaatACCTGGGTTAAATCAGAAATCCCCAACCCTCCTCCACCACGCTGTTCTCATCAG GCGGTGGTAGTTCCTCAGGGCGGGGGACAGCTCTGGGTGTTTGGTGGAGAGTTTGCCTCTCCAAATGGGGAACAGTTCTATCACTACAAGGACCTTTGGGTACTGCACTTTGCTACACACACCTGGGAGAACATCAA GGCACCGGGCGGTCCATCGGGCCGCAGTGGACATCGGATGGTCCTCAGCAAGAAGCAGCTGCTGGTGTTTGGAGGTTTCCACGAGAGCACCAG GGATTTTATCTACTACAATGATGTCTACTCTTTCTCCCTGGACACCTTTTCTTGGTCACGCCTCTCTCCATCAGGCTCCGCCCCCTCCCCGCGCTCTGCCTGTCAGATGACCTCCACTCCAGACGGCATGGGCGTCATCATCTATGGGGGATACTCCAAAGTG AGGGTCAAGAAGGATGTCGAGAAGGGGACCATCCACTCTGACATGTTCCTTTTGAAACGAGAGGGTAAAGATGGTCAAG AGAAGTGGTCGTGGTCCAGACTGAACCCTTCTGGCAGTAAGCCCCCTCCTCGCTCTGGTTTCTCCTTGGCGGTGGGCCCAGCTGGGCGGGCGGTGCTGTTTGGTGGGGTTTGTgacgaggaagaagaagagtcGCTGGAGGGCGACTTCTACAATGACCTGTACTTGTATGACACAGTGAAAAACCGCTGGTTCCCCGGTGTGCTCAGG GGAAAcaagacagagaagaagaaacggcGGAGGGTGAAAAAGGATATGGCAGAGGGGGAGGAAGcggagagggaggaagaggaggcagcGGCACCTCAAGGACCCACTGAGATCATCAAAGAGATCGTCACTGAGGACGGAACAGTGATGACCATTAAGGAAGTGATTCCTGGTCCTCaggtgcaggaggaggaggaggaggaagaggaggaagaagatg GCTCGGCCACGGCCCCGCTCATCGAGCCTTGCCCGAGGTCCAGCGCCATGGCAACAGTGCGACAAGGCAAGCTCTACCTGTACGGGGGGATGTTTGAGGTGGGCGACCGCCAGTTCACTCTGAACGACTTCTACTGTCTGGACCTGCACAAAATGGACCAGTGGGAGGTTCTGGTCGAAATGGACCCAA AGACACAGGAGTGGCTGGAAGAGTCTGAGTCAGAGGacgatgaagaggaagaggaggaggcgaAGGGAGCagagggggaggaagaggagtccGAAGAGGAAAGCGAGGACGAGGAAG aTGAAGAAAAGCACCCCGCAGTGCAGGAGGGGGAGACGGTAACGGATTACCAGAACCGTACAGAGCAGTACTGGATAGGACTGGCACGTGCCAACATGGGCTCCGACGCCAAGGACAAGAAAGTTGCCAAGGTCGCCCTCGCCATGGCTAAAGTCTTCTATGAAGACCAGTAG